From a region of the Candidatus Brocadia sp. genome:
- a CDS encoding ribbon-helix-helix domain-containing protein: MSSTVQKAKKAKKITISLPTEILKEVEELEKKLKMPKSEILSKALEKFSRDYKAKKLQKIAKMMAPEYMLDSDLVAMTSLDSEEFR, encoded by the coding sequence ATGAGTTCGACAGTACAAAAGGCAAAAAAGGCAAAAAAGATAACTATTTCTTTACCAACGGAAATTTTAAAAGAAGTTGAGGAATTAGAGAAAAAACTAAAAATGCCAAAATCGGAAATTTTAAGTAAGGCTCTTGAAAAATTTTCGAGGGATTACAAGGCAAAAAAACTACAAAAAATTGCTAAAATGATGGCCCCTGAATACATGTTGGATAGCGATCTTGTAGCGATGACTTCTCTTGATTCTGAGGAATTCAGATGA
- a CDS encoding type II toxin-antitoxin system PemK/MazF family toxin — MKQKEIWLINLDPSIGAEIKKTRPCVILNDDSIGVLPLKVVAPITDYKEKYEIVPWMVQLIPDKLNNLKKISVIDVFQVRSVSEKRLIRKLGVIREDDILKAKEALKLVFGL, encoded by the coding sequence ATGAAGCAAAAAGAAATATGGTTAATAAATTTAGACCCATCAATTGGAGCAGAAATTAAAAAAACCAGACCTTGCGTTATTTTGAATGATGATAGCATAGGTGTTTTACCGCTCAAGGTCGTTGCGCCTATTACTGATTACAAAGAAAAGTATGAAATAGTGCCATGGATGGTACAACTCATTCCAGATAAATTAAATAACCTGAAAAAAATTTCAGTAATAGATGTATTTCAGGTGAGGTCTGTTTCGGAAAAAAGGTTGATAAGGAAATTGGGTGTTATTAGAGAAGATGATATCCTGAAAGCAAAAGAGGCACTGAAATTGGTATTTGGCCTATGA
- a CDS encoding nucleotidyltransferase family protein produces the protein MKNLEKIKEIIAKHKNKLHDKYSVIEIGIFGSYVREEQKETSDVDILVEFEKPVSLLQIVSLENYLSDILGVKVDVVPKKNIRKELKDYILKEAVPV, from the coding sequence ATGAAAAACCTTGAGAAAATAAAGGAAATTATTGCTAAACATAAAAACAAATTACATGATAAATATTCCGTTATAGAGATTGGGATTTTTGGTTCATATGTGAGAGAAGAACAAAAGGAGACAAGTGATGTAGACATTTTGGTTGAGTTTGAAAAACCAGTAAGCCTGCTTCAAATAGTTTCTCTTGAAAATTATCTTTCTGATATTCTCGGAGTCAAAGTTGATGTTGTTCCTAAAAAAAATATTCGTAAAGAACTTAAGGATTATATCTTGAAGGAGGCAGTTCCTGTATGA
- a CDS encoding DUF86 domain-containing protein yields the protein MKRNAKLYISDILEYMERAESHIKSLGFEEFLKEEKTCDAVIRCIEVIGEATKNIPDEIRSKYHFIPWRDMAGMRDKIIHAYFTVDFETVWLVVKEEIPRLKPMIKRVSEDLENELR from the coding sequence ATGAAAAGGAACGCAAAGCTTTACATCAGCGACATCCTTGAATATATGGAAAGGGCAGAAAGCCATATTAAGAGTCTCGGCTTTGAGGAATTTCTTAAAGAAGAGAAAACATGTGATGCGGTTATAAGGTGCATCGAAGTTATCGGGGAAGCTACTAAAAACATACCTGACGAGATAAGAAGTAAATATCACTTTATCCCATGGCGTGATATGGCAGGTATGAGGGATAAAATAATTCATGCTTACTTTACTGTGGATTTTGAGACAGTTTGGCTTGTTGTAAAAGAAGAAATCCCAAGGTTAAAGCCAATGATAAAAAGGGTTTCGGAGGATTTAGAGAACGAATTGAGATGA
- a CDS encoding type II toxin-antitoxin system HicB family antitoxin, with protein MDKKMKIQVILEPSDEGGFTAIVPSLPGCISEGNTKEEALKNIREAIELYLEPVDDDLRFSPDAQVLEIAI; from the coding sequence GTGGATAAAAAAATGAAAATTCAAGTAATCTTAGAACCAAGTGATGAAGGGGGCTTTACGGCAATCGTTCCTTCACTTCCCGGTTGTATAAGTGAAGGCAATACGAAGGAGGAGGCATTAAAAAATATCAGAGAAGCCATTGAATTATATCTCGAACCAGTTGACGATGATCTGAGGTTTAGTCCAGATGCACAGGTCTTAGAAATTGCCATATGA
- a CDS encoding IS1634 family transposase yields the protein MKSDPPPTGSGSKKRFGYSRDKRSDCVQVVVALVLTPEGFPVAYEVYPGNTRDTATLEEFLDRIEKQYGKFRRTWLMDRGIPTEEMLEKMRERGIDYLVGTPKGHLTRVEKPLLEQTWMRARESVRVKVLRQESEFYVYVESHDRVSKERAMRRRRLRRLWMGLRELRNRKALTRDDLLMHIGALKKEAGRDYRLVTISIPKPQEPVNENTFRFSLDRERLRQAYRREGRYLLRSNMQAAAPETVWENYLLLTRIEQAFKDLKGSLSVRPLWHQLERRIEAHIFVSFLAFCLHTTLRNLARGRAGGLTSEAILEKLSGIQMIDVHLPTTDGRHIVMSRYTQPEKDVLLLLAQLGLTLPEQPPPKVYASGQVGL from the coding sequence TTGAAAAGTGACCCACCTCCGACTGGATCGGGGAGTAAGAAACGGTTTGGATATAGTCGGGACAAACGTTCGGATTGCGTGCAGGTGGTAGTGGCATTGGTGTTAACGCCGGAAGGATTTCCCGTTGCCTACGAAGTGTATCCGGGCAATACCAGAGACACCGCAACGCTGGAGGAATTTCTGGATCGGATTGAAAAGCAGTATGGGAAATTCCGGCGCACCTGGCTCATGGATAGAGGTATTCCAACGGAGGAGATGTTGGAAAAGATGCGTGAGCGAGGGATTGATTATTTGGTTGGTACTCCGAAGGGGCATTTGACGAGAGTAGAAAAACCGCTGCTCGAACAAACCTGGATGCGGGCGAGGGAGAGCGTCCGCGTGAAAGTTCTTCGGCAGGAATCGGAGTTTTACGTTTACGTGGAAAGCCATGACCGGGTGTCTAAGGAGCGTGCCATGCGTAGGCGCAGACTCAGACGTTTGTGGATGGGCCTGCGCGAACTTCGCAATCGAAAAGCCCTCACGCGCGATGACCTGCTCATGCATATTGGCGCGTTAAAGAAAGAAGCCGGACGAGACTACAGACTGGTCACGATCTCCATTCCCAAACCGCAGGAACCGGTCAATGAGAATACGTTCCGGTTCAGTTTGGATCGGGAACGCCTGAGGCAGGCGTATCGGCGCGAGGGGCGTTATTTGCTTCGTTCCAACATGCAGGCCGCCGCGCCAGAAACCGTCTGGGAAAATTATTTGCTGTTGACGCGGATAGAACAGGCATTTAAGGACTTGAAGGGGTCTCTTTCCGTCCGCCCCCTATGGCATCAATTGGAACGGAGAATTGAAGCCCATATCTTTGTTTCCTTTTTGGCTTTTTGTCTCCACACGACACTGCGCAATCTTGCGCGGGGGAGGGCCGGAGGGCTGACGTCTGAAGCGATTTTGGAAAAACTGTCGGGCATTCAAATGATAGACGTTCATTTACCGACCACGGATGGCCGTCATATTGTCATGAGTCGTTATACCCAGCCGGAGAAGGACGTTTTACTCCTTTTGGCACAATTGGGATTAACGCTTCCTGAACAACCGCCGCCCAAGGTTTACGCATCCGGACAGGTCGGCCTGTAG
- the argH gene encoding argininosuccinate lyase, protein MKQKKPWGGRFTKQTAASVETFTESVSFDWRLYQYDIEGSIAHANMLARCKLITEREKDVIVKGLKKILAEIEAGTFAFKESLEDVHMNIESALIARVGDAGKKLHTARSRNDQVALDLRLWTRNQAHEVTGLLKTLQREFVKKGKAFFGLIMPGFTHLQHAQPVLLSHYLLAYVEMFERDKERLQDCYVRLNRSPLGACALAGTTLPTDPVFTAKLLGFDGVCENSMDAVSDRDFCVEYAFCLSMIAMHLSRLAEEWIIWCNDEMKFIEISDAYCTGSSIMPQKKNPDVLELIRGKCGRVFGHLTSLLTLLKGLPLSYNRDMQEDKMAIFDAADTVRSTLSVLAELVANTNFHGERMMLACEKGFIDATALAEYLVKKGVPFRMAHEIVGKIVRECIRTQCRLMDLRLESFQAFSSVIEKDVFAVLGVENCIKNYKSYGSTSPGFVKKRIAYWEKKLSKG, encoded by the coding sequence ATGAAACAAAAAAAGCCCTGGGGAGGGCGATTTACTAAACAGACGGCGGCATCAGTGGAAACCTTTACGGAATCCGTTTCCTTCGACTGGCGGCTGTATCAATATGATATCGAGGGTAGTATAGCCCATGCAAACATGCTTGCCCGGTGCAAGCTTATTACCGAGAGAGAAAAGGATGTGATCGTCAAGGGTCTGAAGAAAATTCTTGCGGAAATAGAAGCCGGGACGTTTGCGTTCAAAGAGTCCCTTGAAGACGTACATATGAATATTGAGTCGGCATTGATTGCACGGGTTGGTGACGCCGGTAAAAAGCTCCATACCGCCAGGAGCCGGAACGATCAGGTCGCCCTTGATCTGCGGCTCTGGACGCGCAATCAGGCGCATGAAGTGACAGGCCTCCTAAAAACGTTGCAAAGGGAATTCGTGAAAAAGGGGAAGGCGTTTTTTGGGTTGATTATGCCCGGTTTTACCCACCTGCAACATGCACAGCCGGTATTGTTGTCACATTATTTACTCGCTTACGTGGAGATGTTTGAGCGGGATAAAGAGCGGCTTCAGGATTGCTACGTCCGGCTGAACAGGTCACCGCTGGGTGCGTGTGCCCTTGCAGGCACGACACTCCCGACGGATCCCGTGTTTACGGCAAAATTGCTCGGATTTGATGGGGTTTGTGAAAACAGTATGGATGCCGTGAGCGATAGGGACTTTTGTGTTGAGTATGCGTTTTGTCTCTCCATGATTGCCATGCATCTCTCCCGCCTTGCTGAGGAATGGATTATCTGGTGCAACGACGAAATGAAGTTTATCGAAATCAGCGATGCCTATTGTACGGGTTCCAGTATCATGCCTCAAAAGAAGAATCCTGATGTGCTTGAGCTGATCCGGGGTAAGTGCGGTCGCGTGTTCGGCCATTTGACGTCGCTGCTTACGTTGCTCAAAGGATTGCCGTTAAGCTACAATCGGGACATGCAGGAAGACAAGATGGCGATATTTGACGCTGCGGATACCGTCCGGTCGACCTTGTCTGTCCTTGCTGAACTTGTGGCAAATACCAATTTCCATGGCGAACGGATGATGCTGGCATGTGAGAAAGGATTTATTGACGCTACTGCGCTGGCAGAGTATCTGGTTAAAAAAGGCGTGCCTTTTCGTATGGCCCATGAGATTGTGGGGAAGATTGTGCGGGAATGTATTCGGACGCAGTGCCGGCTGATGGATTTGCGATTGGAGAGTTTTCAGGCATTTTCTTCCGTCATAGAAAAGGATGTTTTTGCCGTGCTGGGGGTAGAAAATTGTATTAAGAATTATAAAAGTTACGGCTCTACGTCGCCGGGTTTTGTGAAAAAACGTATTGCGTATTGGGAAAAGAAACTGAGTAAAGGATAA
- the lysA gene encoding diaminopimelate decarboxylase, producing MDAFEYRDKTLFCEKVKIEDIISEVGTPAYIYSKNAILARYHELKAAFGDVDSLICFSVKSNSNLSLCKILAEAGSGFDVVSGGELFRTIKAGGDPSKIVFAGVGKTDGEIRDALANDIFMFNVESLAELEHIDRLARDVGKVAKVALRINPDIDAKTHAKTTTGKKENKFGIDFTEAEGLIKQSSRYPGIELCGLHVHLGSPIYTVDPYVNALRKIIKLIEKCRDAGLDIEYMNIGGGYCISYTGEEVIRPRDYASKILPLVKEMQCNLLMEPGRFITGNSGILITRVTYTKETVHGKKFIICDAAMNDLLRPALYDAFHRIWPVTTGIPMPKVEEPEKAAVKKGTELVDIVGPVCESSDVFASKRALPKVGEGDLLAIFSAGAYGFSMSSQYNSRPRPCEVLVDRDQYRIIRERETYDDLIKGEIIPE from the coding sequence ATGGATGCTTTTGAATATCGTGACAAGACGCTCTTTTGTGAGAAGGTAAAGATAGAGGATATTATTTCAGAGGTGGGCACTCCTGCCTATATCTACAGTAAAAATGCGATTTTAGCGCGCTACCATGAACTCAAGGCAGCCTTCGGGGATGTCGATAGCCTGATCTGTTTTTCGGTTAAATCTAATTCTAACCTTTCTCTTTGTAAAATACTGGCAGAGGCGGGATCGGGTTTTGACGTGGTTTCCGGAGGTGAGTTATTCAGGACAATCAAGGCCGGTGGCGACCCTTCGAAAATTGTTTTTGCAGGGGTGGGGAAAACTGATGGGGAGATACGAGATGCCCTTGCGAACGATATCTTCATGTTTAATGTTGAGTCCCTGGCGGAACTTGAGCATATTGACCGCCTGGCAAGGGATGTGGGTAAGGTGGCGAAAGTGGCCTTGCGAATCAATCCGGACATTGATGCAAAAACCCATGCAAAGACGACGACGGGGAAAAAGGAGAATAAATTCGGCATTGATTTTACCGAGGCTGAAGGGCTTATCAAACAGTCATCAAGATATCCGGGTATTGAACTGTGCGGTTTACACGTGCATTTAGGCTCGCCTATTTATACCGTTGACCCGTATGTGAACGCCCTCCGGAAGATCATAAAACTCATTGAAAAATGCAGAGATGCGGGACTGGACATTGAGTATATGAACATAGGGGGCGGCTATTGTATCTCGTATACCGGAGAAGAAGTCATACGGCCAAGGGATTACGCATCGAAGATTCTTCCGCTCGTGAAAGAGATGCAATGTAATCTTCTTATGGAACCCGGCCGGTTTATCACAGGAAATTCGGGGATTTTAATTACCAGGGTGACGTATACGAAAGAGACTGTGCATGGGAAGAAGTTTATTATCTGCGATGCCGCTATGAACGACTTGTTACGGCCAGCTTTGTATGATGCCTTTCACCGGATATGGCCGGTAACTACGGGCATTCCTATGCCGAAGGTGGAAGAGCCTGAAAAAGCAGCGGTAAAAAAGGGGACAGAATTGGTGGATATCGTGGGCCCGGTATGCGAAAGCAGCGATGTCTTTGCAAGCAAAAGGGCATTACCCAAAGTTGGAGAGGGGGATTTGCTGGCAATATTCAGCGCCGGTGCGTATGGCTTTTCGATGAGTTCTCAGTACAATTCCCGTCCGCGCCCCTGTGAAGTGCTGGTGGATAGGGATCAATACCGCATTATCAGAGAGCGGGAAACATATGACGATTTAATTAAGGGTGAAATTATTCCTGAGTGA
- a CDS encoding bifunctional precorrin-2 dehydrogenase/sirohydrochlorin ferrochelatase yields MNHTMAKYYPIFLNIQDKKCVVVGGGNVAWRKVCSLKEAGAKVTVVSPDFCPELERETGVERIQQKYTTDILKGAALVVASTDDGVVNKKVYSDAMERGILVNVVDKPDLCSFIVPASIQRGDLCISISTGGASPALARNIREYLEGQFGAEYGEFTHLLSEVRQKMLLEIKDEAIRRDILQRIAGFDILEIIKRKGVSEAKRKILEIVSEKIPGDK; encoded by the coding sequence GTGAACCATACGATGGCAAAATATTATCCGATATTCCTGAACATTCAGGACAAAAAATGTGTGGTGGTGGGTGGTGGCAATGTTGCGTGGCGCAAGGTGTGCAGCCTGAAAGAGGCGGGCGCAAAAGTTACCGTAGTGTCGCCTGACTTTTGTCCGGAACTGGAAAGAGAAACGGGTGTGGAACGGATTCAGCAGAAATACACTACGGATATCCTGAAAGGTGCCGCTCTTGTGGTTGCCTCTACGGACGATGGCGTGGTGAATAAAAAGGTTTATAGCGATGCAATGGAGCGCGGGATTTTAGTGAATGTTGTCGATAAACCGGATTTGTGTTCCTTTATTGTGCCGGCATCTATTCAGCGGGGCGATCTGTGCATCAGTATCTCAACGGGTGGGGCAAGTCCGGCGTTGGCCAGGAATATCAGAGAATACCTTGAAGGACAATTCGGTGCAGAGTACGGTGAATTTACGCACCTTTTGTCAGAGGTGCGACAAAAAATGCTTTTGGAAATAAAAGATGAAGCAATAAGACGTGATATCTTACAGCGTATTGCAGGGTTTGATATCCTTGAAATAATAAAGCGGAAGGGTGTATCGGAGGCGAAAAGGAAGATATTGGAGATCGTCTCTGAAAAAATTCCCGGTGATAAATAA
- a CDS encoding 4Fe-4S binding protein produces MAEKSAKQRVDLNELKSGGFIKQNQKDLFTVRLKVPGGRITPEKLAQIAEIAKKYSRMGFCHLSFRQSVEIVGVHIDDFDAVVKELAAVGQKVASCGPRVRVPTACGGCEYNPNGIMDTQSKALEVDEKFFGIPCPHKFKIGFSGCPIDCTRTREMDLGFQGVVYPVWSKDLCNGCTLCAKACQEGAIISDKEGRPVFDESKCVYCGDCIRACPTDAWKDKKKGWLVRTGGKHGRHPREADSVLNFLPDNKVNDFVDATVKWYKENGKPKERMGSCIDRVGLEKFKKDVVGAFLKN; encoded by the coding sequence ATGGCTGAAAAGAGTGCAAAGCAAAGAGTAGACCTGAACGAATTAAAGTCAGGCGGTTTCATAAAACAGAATCAGAAAGACCTGTTTACGGTTAGGTTGAAAGTGCCGGGAGGAAGGATTACCCCGGAAAAGTTGGCGCAGATTGCAGAGATTGCTAAAAAATACAGTCGGATGGGATTTTGTCATTTAAGCTTCAGGCAATCGGTGGAAATCGTTGGTGTGCATATTGATGATTTTGATGCTGTGGTAAAAGAGTTGGCTGCGGTGGGACAAAAGGTTGCTTCCTGCGGTCCAAGGGTACGAGTCCCTACGGCATGCGGGGGCTGTGAATATAATCCCAACGGGATTATGGATACGCAATCAAAGGCATTGGAGGTCGACGAAAAGTTTTTTGGCATCCCATGTCCCCATAAATTTAAGATTGGATTTTCTGGTTGCCCGATTGATTGTACGAGGACGCGGGAAATGGACTTGGGCTTTCAGGGAGTGGTTTACCCGGTATGGAGCAAGGATTTGTGTAACGGCTGTACCCTATGCGCTAAGGCGTGTCAGGAAGGCGCGATTATCTCTGATAAGGAGGGCAGACCGGTATTTGACGAATCTAAGTGCGTGTATTGCGGCGATTGTATCCGTGCGTGTCCAACAGACGCCTGGAAGGACAAGAAAAAGGGCTGGCTGGTGCGTACGGGGGGGAAACACGGAAGACATCCGCGCGAGGCCGATTCGGTGTTAAATTTTCTGCCGGATAATAAGGTTAACGATTTTGTTGACGCTACCGTAAAATGGTACAAGGAGAACGGCAAGCCGAAAGAGAGAATGGGTTCCTGCATAGACCGCGTTGGTTTAGAAAAGTTTAAGAAAGACGTCGTTGGTGCATTTCTAAAAAACTGA
- a CDS encoding DsrE/DsrF/DrsH-like family protein: protein MKNRKKFVIFAHSGTYDKLYQIITLAITAASMGKETYIFLFFWALKRFVNEEFDPARLVGECGAEGEKLLKKMQALNPISLKELLHDVRAMGNLKVYACTGAVKLMELEEVVVKTKVDDILGLTTLLEIAAGAETQLFI, encoded by the coding sequence ATGAAAAACAGAAAAAAATTTGTTATCTTTGCACATAGCGGAACGTATGATAAATTGTATCAGATTATTACGTTGGCTATTACGGCGGCATCGATGGGAAAAGAGACCTACATTTTCCTCTTTTTCTGGGCATTAAAAAGATTCGTGAACGAAGAGTTTGATCCTGCAAGACTCGTTGGTGAATGCGGTGCAGAGGGTGAAAAATTGTTGAAAAAAATGCAGGCGCTAAATCCCATTTCACTCAAAGAATTACTGCATGACGTAAGGGCCATGGGAAATTTAAAAGTGTATGCTTGTACTGGCGCGGTGAAACTGATGGAATTGGAAGAGGTGGTTGTCAAAACAAAAGTAGATGATATTCTGGGATTGACAACCCTTTTGGAGATAGCGGCTGGCGCTGAAACACAGTTGTTTATCTGA
- a CDS encoding cysteine synthase family protein, giving the protein MRYQPKKAGVTSILDKIGNTPLLKLSRVVQGLRNNDVEIYVKAEWLNPGGSVKDRAALRIVEEGEKTGRLTRDTVIIDSTSGNTGIAYALIGAKKGYRVTLVMPLNVSEERKRIVRALGATMIFTDPLLGSDGAMSEAKRIVTADPSRYFYADQYNNDANWKAHFETTGVEVWEQTGGGVTHFVACLGTSGTLMGTGRRLKEYNPDIQVVAVEPATPMHGLEGMKHMATSVIPGIYDEHFPDRKIAIETEDAYMSVKRLAAEEGLFVGYSSGAALVASIKIANEIETGTVVTVFPDRGDRYLSTSFWAGE; this is encoded by the coding sequence ATGAGATACCAGCCGAAGAAGGCCGGCGTTACTTCGATCCTGGATAAGATCGGGAATACGCCTCTTTTAAAACTTAGCAGGGTTGTGCAGGGGTTAAGAAACAATGATGTGGAAATCTATGTCAAGGCAGAATGGTTAAACCCGGGCGGGTCGGTAAAGGATCGGGCTGCATTACGAATTGTTGAAGAGGGTGAAAAAACGGGCAGGTTAACCAGGGATACCGTCATCATAGACTCTACTTCCGGGAACACGGGTATTGCTTATGCCCTCATTGGCGCAAAAAAGGGATACCGGGTAACGTTAGTGATGCCGTTGAATGTTAGTGAAGAAAGAAAGAGAATCGTGCGTGCACTTGGGGCTACGATGATATTCACTGACCCGCTGCTGGGGTCTGATGGCGCCATGTCTGAAGCGAAAAGGATTGTGACTGCAGATCCTTCAAGGTATTTTTACGCCGACCAGTATAATAACGATGCCAATTGGAAAGCGCATTTTGAAACGACGGGGGTAGAGGTCTGGGAACAAACGGGAGGTGGCGTGACACATTTTGTTGCGTGTCTGGGAACGAGCGGTACGCTTATGGGGACCGGCCGGCGGTTGAAGGAATACAATCCTGATATTCAGGTGGTTGCAGTTGAGCCCGCTACTCCCATGCACGGATTGGAAGGTATGAAGCATATGGCCACATCAGTTATCCCCGGCATTTATGACGAGCATTTTCCTGACAGGAAGATCGCCATAGAAACAGAAGACGCGTATATGTCAGTAAAAAGGCTTGCTGCGGAAGAAGGATTGTTTGTGGGATACTCTTCCGGAGCGGCGCTCGTGGCATCCATAAAAATTGCTAATGAAATTGAGACCGGCACCGTGGTTACGGTCTTTCCCGACAGAGGGGATCGTTATTTGAGTACGAGTTTTTGGGCTGGTGAGTAA
- a CDS encoding M67 family metallopeptidase → MLCIDKNNLREVGNEAKKSYPVECCGLLIGTNTSEKKVVEVRPIRNTNTERSHDRYEIDGSAFVKADKEAARKGLQIIGIYHSHPDHPPVPSAFDTEHAWCGYSYLIAAVENGETLEIRSWVFDEEKKQFQEEEINLC, encoded by the coding sequence ATGCTGTGTATTGACAAGAATAATCTCCGTGAAGTCGGGAATGAAGCAAAAAAAAGTTATCCTGTGGAGTGTTGCGGGTTATTAATTGGCACAAATACCTCAGAAAAAAAGGTGGTTGAAGTTCGTCCCATCCGAAATACGAATACGGAAAGAAGTCATGATAGATACGAAATTGATGGCAGTGCGTTCGTGAAAGCCGATAAAGAGGCAGCTCGAAAAGGCCTTCAGATCATTGGTATATATCATTCTCATCCTGATCACCCGCCAGTCCCGTCAGCTTTTGATACAGAGCATGCTTGGTGCGGTTATTCTTACCTGATCGCCGCAGTGGAAAACGGAGAGACTCTCGAGATCAGATCGTGGGTGTTTGATGAAGAGAAAAAACAGTTTCAGGAAGAAGAAATAAATTTGTGCTAA
- a CDS encoding sulfurtransferase TusA family protein — protein MTEEEKMAPDDKIDLRGVLCPINFVKTKLKLEMMDSGQVLEVILDDGEPIRSVPRSIKEEGHKIVKVENLEGGYRLLIKKS, from the coding sequence ATGACAGAGGAAGAAAAGATGGCACCTGACGACAAAATTGATCTCAGAGGGGTGCTTTGTCCTATAAACTTTGTAAAAACAAAGTTAAAGCTGGAAATGATGGATTCTGGTCAGGTTTTGGAGGTGATTTTAGACGATGGTGAACCCATCAGAAGCGTCCCAAGGAGTATTAAAGAAGAAGGGCATAAAATTGTAAAAGTAGAGAATTTGGAGGGCGGATATCGTTTATTGATAAAAAAGTCATAA
- a CDS encoding ubiquinol-cytochrome c reductase iron-sulfur subunit, which translates to MERKEEKKGFSSEKEGGIWFTFSRRNLLTLAGWGLFFASIGAYLSQIMGYKGFFYPKVLFEPSPRFSVGDPKAFSENSVTTLKSRKIFVVRDGNSFKAISVVCQHLGCAVEFSKEKNIFECPCHGSKYYRNGVNFAGPAPRPLNHFEIILDDSGRLVVDTSKIVPLETELVV; encoded by the coding sequence ATGGAAAGAAAAGAAGAAAAAAAAGGTTTTTCATCTGAGAAGGAAGGGGGAATTTGGTTTACTTTTTCCCGAAGAAACCTTCTGACATTGGCTGGATGGGGTTTGTTTTTTGCTTCCATTGGGGCGTATTTATCGCAGATTATGGGGTATAAAGGTTTTTTTTACCCCAAGGTGCTTTTTGAGCCTTCACCGCGATTTTCTGTCGGGGACCCAAAAGCCTTTTCAGAAAATTCAGTAACAACCCTCAAGTCCAGAAAAATATTTGTTGTGCGTGACGGAAATAGTTTCAAGGCTATATCAGTGGTATGTCAGCATTTGGGGTGTGCGGTAGAATTTTCCAAGGAAAAAAATATCTTTGAGTGTCCATGCCATGGTAGCAAGTACTATCGAAACGGGGTGAACTTTGCCGGCCCTGCGCCCAGACCTCTCAACCACTTTGAAATTATTTTGGATGACAGTGGTAGGCTGGTTGTTGATACGAGCAAAATTGTGCCACTTGAAACGGAGTTAGTTGTATAA